A DNA window from Xiphias gladius isolate SHS-SW01 ecotype Sanya breed wild chromosome 3, ASM1685928v1, whole genome shotgun sequence contains the following coding sequences:
- the LOC120783749 gene encoding myosin-16-like yields the protein MPGAYKGECGDNVDPMPFLVPSEKERLDAMNKPYDIKRSCWVKDEKEAFIAGEIQSEEGDKVTVKTTKNTTVTVRKNDVQQMNPPKFYQASDMADLTFLNEASVLENLRSRYVSMRIYTYSGLFCVTINPYKWLPIYGAKVAQIYKGKKRNEVPPHLFSISDNAYHDMMMEHENQSMLITGESGAGKTENTKKVIQYFANVGASGSKASDSKGSLEDQIIQANPVLEAFGNAKTIRNNNSSRFGKFIRIHFGPTAKLAGADIETYLLEKSRVISQQAAERGYHIFYQLLSGRRAELLDALLLSPNPKQYVWVCQGVTVVDNMDDGEELLLTDEAFDVLGFTLEEKMSVYKLTGGIMHFGNMKFKQKPREEQADVDSTEVADKVAHLMAINSGELQKGITRPRVKVGNEFVTKGQNQDQCVYSIGALAKAIYDRMFKWMVTRINKTLDTKIQRQYFIGVLDIAGFEIFKFNSFEQLCINFTNEKLQQFFNHHMFVLEQEEYKKEGIDWVFIDFGLDLQACIDLLEKPMGIFSILEEQCVFPKATDATFKAALYDNHLGKSSNFLKPKGGKKGNEVHFELVHYAGTVGYNIASWLEKNKDPLNETVVGLFQKSSMPLLALLFKEEEAVAGTKKQKKGSSFQTVSNFYREQLNKLMSTLRSTAPHFVRCIVPNEFKKSGVTDNHLILHQLACNGVLEGIRICRKGFPNRLHYPEFKQRYYILNPNVIPKGFVDNKKASELILNSVGLDNMEYRIGHGKVFFRAGVLAKLEDMRDERLAKIITMLQAQLRGTLMRIEFKKMVDRRIALMAIQRNVRKFLQLRFWGWWKLYTKVKPLLMVARQEEVFKAKEEELRVAVEKVKELEGKIKDLEGKMVTLSQEKNDLALALAAEQDTLGDAEERCTQLMHQKVHLEQSVQDLRERLEEEEGNTASLHGQRRQLEGELTELKRDLESLESTLAKTEKEKQSLDFKVRTLTGDLSQRDDHIAKLQKEKRTLEELQQKTLDDLQTEEDKVNHLTKTNSKLNTQVNELEDSWEQEKRIRAEVDKARRKAEGDLKMTIENLNEMENAKLDLEEVIKKRDFEINNMNSKLEDEQALSSMLSRKLKEHQGRIEELEEELEAERAMRAKVEKQRAELSRDLEDLSDRLEEAGGATVAQIEQNRKREADLLKLRRELEEAALQSEATAAALRKKHSDAMAELGEQLENLTRLKVKLEKDKQTMKAEIEDLNVTMEATQRAKMNSEAHAHKLEDNLAEANARLAEMERTQTELNTAKIHLTAENSDLSRELEDVQSKLTQVTRLKASLTLQIDELKRQVDEENKGRNTAVVALANARHDLSLLKEQLEEESEARGELQRLVSKLNADVTSWRSKYETDAIHRTEELEETKRKLAVRLQEAEEAAEAAQARAASLEKVKQRLQGEVEDLTIDLEKSNAAAAALDKKQRVFDKLVAEWSQKNEELQLELDNSQKESRSYMTELYKLKTAYEESQDQIETVRKENKTLSEEIKELVDQLGEGGRSVHELQKAKKKLEVEKEELQLALEEAEASLEVEEGKLVRVQLELAQVKADIDRRIHEKEEEFEVTRKNHARAVESLQASLEAEAKGRAEALRMKKKMEGDFNEMEIQLEHANRNNAELVKTLKKLQQQIKDLQVQMDEDARQHEELREKYSLQERRLCLMQGEMEELRGGLEASERARKQIEQELVDTTERFSEISMQNQSLTILKRKLEAELARLSSENEELISEFRAADERAKKAVTDATRLCEELRQEQDRSSHLEKIKKNQEQNLRDLTLRLEEAEQQGLKAGKRTIQKLETRIKELENELDQEQKRHMETVKNLRKGERRLKELIFQTEEDHKTNQRMQELVEKLQNKLKSYKRQIEDAEEQANSSLSKYRKTIHELDDAEERAEMAEMALNKIRTRNRASATKGFTSVEIVQVTKPTSGGQDG from the exons CGGAGAATCTGGTGCTGGCAAGACTGAGAACACTAAGAAGGTCATCCAGTACTTTGCCAATGTTGGAGCTTCTGGGAGCAAAGCCTCAGACTCCAAg GGGTCTCTGGAAGACCAGATCATTCAGGCTAACCCAGTGCTGGAGGCATTTGGCAACGCCAAGACCATCAGAAACAACAACTCCTCACGCTTT gGAAAGTTCATCCGCATCCACTTTGGGCCGACAGCTAAGCTGGCTGGTGCCGATATAGAGACTT ATCTGCTAGAGAAATCAAGAGTGATCTCCCAGCAGGCTGCTGAGAGAGGATACCACATCTTCTACCAACTCCTTTCTGGGAGGAGGGCAGAACTCCTAG atgCTCTGCTGCTGAGCCCCAACCCCAAAcagtatgtgtgggtgtgtcagGGAGTCACTGTGGTGGACAACATGGATGATGGAGAGGAGCTGCTGCTCACTGAT GAAGCCTTTGATGTACTGGGCTTCACTCTTGAGGAGAAGATGAGTGTGTACAAGCTGACTGGAGGCATAATGCACTTCGGCAACATGAAGTTCAAACAGAAACCCAGAGAGGAACAGGCTGATGTCGATTCCACTGAGG TGGCTGACAAAGTTGCTCACCTCATGGCCATCAACTCTGGGGAGCTTCAGAAGGGCATAACCCGTCCCAGGGTCAAGGTTGGCAATGAGTTTGTGACCAAAG GTCAGAACCAGGACCAGTGTGTGTACTCCATCGGTGCTCTGGCAAAAGCCATCTATGACCGCATGTTCAAGTGGATGGTGACCCGCATCAATAAGACCCTGGACACCAAGATCCAGCGGCAGTACTTCATAGGAGTGCTAGACATTGCTGGGTTTGAGATCTTTAAG TTCAACAGCTTTGAGCAGCTGTGCATCAACTTCACCaatgagaagctgcagcagttcTTCAACCACCACATGTTTGTGCTGGAGCAAGAAGAGTATAAGAAGGAGGGCATTGATTGGGTCTTCATTGACTTTGGCCTGGACCTGCAGGCTTGCATCGACCTGCTGGAAAAG CCTATGGGGATTTTCTCCATCCTAGAggagcagtgtgtgtttccaaagGCAACAGATGCGACCTTCAAAGCAGCTCTGTATGACAATCACCTGGGCAAGTCCTCCAACTTCCTCAAACCAAAAGGggggaagaaaggaaatgaggTCCACTTTGAACTGGTGCACTATGCTGGCACT GTGGGTTACAACATCGCTAGCTGGCTGGAGAAGAACAAAGACCCTCTGAATGAGACGGTGGTGGGACTCTTCCAGAAGTCCTCCATGCCCCTGCTGGCTCTGCTCTtcaaagaggaggaggctgtTGCAGGGACCAAGAAGCAGAAGAAAGGGTCTTCCTTCCAAACAGTCTCCAACTTTTACAGA GAACAACTGAACAAGCTGATGAGCACCCTGCGAAGCACTGCTCCCCACTTTGTCCGCTGCATCGTGCCCAATGAGTTCAAGAAGTCAG GTGTTACAGATAACCATCTGATCCTGCACCAGTTAGCCTGTAACGGTGTACTAGAGGGCATCCGTATTTGCAGGAAAGGATTCCCCAATAGACTACATTACCCAGAATTCAAACAGAG GTACTATATCCTCAACCCCAATGTCATACCTAAGGGATTCGTTGACAACAAGAAGGCCTCTGAGCTCATCCTAAACTCTGTTGGCTTGGATAATATGGAGTACCGCATTGGCCACGGCAAG GTGTTTTTCCGTGCAGGCGTCCTGGCGAAGCTGGAGGACATGCGTGACGAGCGGTTGGCAAAGATCATCACCATGCTGCAGGCTCAACTTAGAGGAACTCTAATGAGGATTGAGTTTAAAAAGATGGTGGACAGACG aaTTGCACTAATGGCCATCCAGCGCAACGTGAGGAAGTTCCTTCAGTTACGCTTCTGGGGCTGGTGGAAACTCTACACTAAG GTGAAGCCCCTGCTGATGGTCGCCCGTCAGGAGGAGGTCTTTAAGGCCAAGGAGGAGGAGTTGAGGGTCGCAGTGGAGAAGGTCAAGGAGCTGGAGGGCAAGATCAAAGATCTTGAGGGGAAGATGGTCACTCTTTCACAGGAAAAGAACGACCTGGCCCTGGCGCTAGCTGCA GAGCAGGACACGCTGGGTGATGCCGAGGAGCGCTGCACCCAGCTGATGCACCAAAAGGTCCACCTGGAGCAGTCAGTACAG GATCTGCGTGAGCGcctggaggaagaagagggcaACACAGCCTCCCTCCATGGCCAGAGAAGGCAGTTGGAAGGGGAGCTGACTGAACTGAAGAGAGACTTGGAGTCTCTGGAATCCACACTGGCCAAGACTGAGAAGGAGAAACAG AGTTTGGACTTCAAGGTGCGGACTCTGACAGGTGACCTGAGCCAGAGGGACGACCATATCGCAAAGCTgcagaaggaaaagagaactCTGGAGGAACTGCAACAG aaaaCTCTGGATGATCTCCAAACAGAAGAAGATAAAGTTAACCATCTAACCAAGACCAACAGCAAACTCAACACCCAAGTGAATGAG cTGGAGGACAGCTGGGAGCAGGAGAAGAGGATCAGGGCGGAGGTGGACAAAGCGAGGAGGAAGGCGGAGGGAGACCTGAAGATGACCATAGAGAACCTGAATGAGATGGAGAATGCAAAGCTTGATCTGGAGGAGGTCATcaagaa gaGAGACTTTGAGATCAACAACATGAACTCGAAGCTGGAGGACGAACAGGCTCTCAGCTCCATGCTCAGCCGCAAGCTGAAAGAGCACCAG ggCCGCattgaggagctggaggaggagctggaagcTGAACGAGCCATGAGAGCCAAG GTTGAGAAGCAGAGGGCAGAGCTGTCACGAGATCTGGAGGATCTCAGTGACAGGCTGGAAGAGGCGGGAGGAGCCACTGTCGCCCAG ATCGAGCAGAACAGGAAGCGGGAGGCGGACCTGCTGAAGCTAAGGCGGGAGCTGGAGGAGGCCGCGCTCCAATCAGAGGCCACAGCGGCGGCGCTGAGGAAGAAACACTCAGACGCGATGGCAGAGCTGGGCGAGCAGCTGGAGAACCTGACCAGACTGAAAGTCAAACTGGAGAAGGACAAACAGACCATGAAAGCTGAGATTGAAGACCTCAACGTCACTATGGAGGCCACTCAGAGAGCAAAG ATGAACTCTGAGGCCCACGCCCATAAGCTGGAAGACAACCTGGCAGAGGCAAATGCTCGCCTGGCTGAGATGGAGCGCACTCAGACTGAGCTCAACACTGCTAAAATCCATCTGACTG cgGAGAACAGTGATCTGAGCCGGGAGTTGGAGGACGTCCAGAGTAAGCTGACCCAGGTGACCAGGCTGAAGGCCTCACTCACCTTGCAGATCGATGAGCTCAAAAGACAGGTGGATGAGGAGAACAAG GGTCGTAACACAGCAGTGGTGGCCCTTGCCAACGCCCGTCATGACCTCTCCCTGCTGaaggagcagctggaggaggagtcAGAAGCCCGCGGGGAGCTGCAGCGCCTCGTGTCCAAGCTCAACGCTGATGTCACCTCCTGGAGGAGCAAGTATGAGACGGATGCCATCCACCGCAccgaggagctggaggagaccAA GCGTAAACTTGCAGTGCGTCTccaggaggcagaggaggcagCGGAGGCAGCCCAAGCCAGAGCTGCCAGCTTGGAGAAGGTCAAGCAGAGGCTGCAGGGTGAGGTGGAGGACCTTACCATAGACCTCGagaag TCCAAcgcggcagcagcagctttggatAAGAAGCAGCGGGTTTTCGACAAGCTGGTGGCCGAGTGGAGCCAGAAGAATGAGGAGCTGCAACTGGAACTGGACAACAGCCAGAAGGAGAGTCGCTCCTACATGACAGAGCTCTACAAGCTGAAGACGGCCTACGAGGAGAGCCAGGATCAGATAGAGACCGTCCGCAAGGAGAACAAAACCCTCTCTG AGGAGATCAAGGAGTTGGTCGACCAGCTTGGCGAAGGAGGCCGCAGCGTCCACGAGCTGCAGAAAGCCAAGAAGAAactggaggtggagaaggaggagctgcagctggCTCTGGAGGAAGCTGAAGCCTCACTAGAG gtggAGGAAGGTAAGCTGGTACGTGTACAGCTGGAGCTGGCTCAAGTCAAGGCCGACATCGACCGCAGAATCCacgagaaggaggaggagtttgAAGTCACCAG AAAGAACCACGCGCGTGCAGTGGAGTCACTGCAGGCCAGCCTGGAGGCAGAGGCCAAAGGCCGTGCCGAGGCtctgaggatgaagaagaagatggaggGAGACTTTAATGAGATGGAGATTCAGCTGGAGCATGCTAACAGGAACAACGCTGAGCTGGTCAAAACCCtgaagaagctgcagcagcagatcaAA GATCTGCAGGTGCAGATGGATGAGGACGCCCGTCAGCACGAGGAGCTGAGGGAGAAGTACAGCCTCCAGGAGCGCCGTCTCTGTCTCATGCAGGGGGAGATGGAGGAGCTGAGAGGAGGCCTGGAGGCATCCGAGAGGGCCCGCAAACAAATAGAGCAGGAGCTGGTGGACACCACAGAGAGGTTCAGTGAGATCAGCATGCAG AACCAAAGTCTGACTATCCTGAAGAGAAAACTGGAGGCCGAACTTGCCCGACTGTCCAGTGAGAATGAGGAGCTGATCTCAGAGTTTCGCGCTGCTGATGAGAGAGCCAAGAAGGCCGTGACTGAC GCAACACGACTGTGTGAGGAGCTTCGGCAAGAGCAGGACCGGAGCTCCCACCTCGAGAAGATCAAGAAGAACCAGGAGCAGAACCTCAGAGACCTCACACTTAGGCTGGAGGAGGCTGAGCAGCAGGGTCTGAAGGCCGGAAAACGCACCATCCAGAAACTGGAAACCAGG ATCAAGGAGTTGGAAAATGAGCTGGACCAGGAGCAGAAGCGCCACATGGAGACGGTGAAAAACCTCCGTAAGGGAGAGCGTCGACTCAAGGAGCTGATCTTCCAGACAGAGGAGGACCACAAGACCAATCAACGCAtgcaggagctggtggagaaacTCCAGAACAAGCTCAAGTCTTACAAACGGCAGATAGAGGACGCT GAGGAGCAGGCCAACAGCAGCCTGTCAAAGTACAGGAAGACGATCCACGAGCTGGATGATGCTGAGGAGCGTGCAGAAATGGCAGAGATGGCCCTTAATAAAATTAGGACCAGGAATAGAGCCTCTGCCACTAAGGGCTTCACCTCGGTGGAAATTGTCCAGGTCACCAAGCCCACCAGTGGAGGACAGGACGGATAG
- the wipi2 gene encoding WD repeat domain phosphoinositide-interacting protein 2 isoform X3, which translates to MNLASQSGDAGGSQLLFANFNQDNTSLAVGTKSGYKFFSLSSVDKLEQIYECTDTEDVCIVERLFSSSLVAIVSLKAPRKLKVCHFKKGTEICNYSYSNTILAVKLNRQRLIVCLEESLYIHNIRDMKVLHTIRETPPNPSGLCALSISNDNCYLAYPGSATIGEVQVFDTVNLRAANMIPAHDSPLAALAFDASGTKLATASEKGTVIRVFSIPEGQKLFEFRRGVKRCVSICSLAFSMEGLYLSASSNTETVHIFKLETQKEKPAEEPTTWGGYLGKVLMASTTYLPSQVTEMFTQGRAFATVRLPFCGHKNICALAVIQKIPRLLVAAADGYLYLYNLDPQEGGECTLMKQHRLDGSAEPANEILEQGSHDRPLVAQTYSAAVTKGYCEDQGAVGGASLEDDLNDLRLEEENEQPPLILETD; encoded by the exons CTTTAACCAGGACAACAC gtccTTAGCTGTTGGCACCAAATCAGGATACAAGTTTTTCTCCCTGTCCTCTGTGGACAAATTGGAGCAGATATATGAATGTA CAGACACGGAGGATGTGTGTATTGTGGAGCGTCTGTTCTCCAGCAGCCTGGTGGCCATCGTCAGCCTAAAGGCCCCCAGGAAGCTCAAAGTCTGTCACTTCAAGAAGGGAACTGAGATCTGCAACTACTCCTATTCCAACACCATACTGGCTGTCAAACTCAACAGACAG AGGCTGATAGTTTGTCTGGAGGAGTCACTGTACATTCACAACATCCGAGACATGAAAGTGCTGCACACTATCAGAGAGACTCCACCCAACCCTTCAG GATTGTGTGCCCTTTCCATCAGCAATGATAACTGTTACCTGGCGTACCCAGGCAGTGCTACGATAGGAGAAGTTCAGGTGTTTGACACAGTCAACCTG cGAGCGGCTAATATGATTCCAGCCCATGACAGCCCATTAGCGGCTCTGGCTTTCGATGCCAGTGGAACAAAACTGGCCACAGCCTCAGAGAAG GGCACAGTCATTCGTGTCTTCTCAATCCCAGAGGGACAGAAGCTCTTTGAGTTTCGGCGAGGAGTCAAGAG GTGTGTGAGCATTTGTTCATTGGCGTTCAGTATGGAAGGCCTGTACCTGTCAGCGTCCAGCAATACAGAGACGGTCCACATCTTCAAACTAGAAACGCAGAAGGAGAA gcCTGCAGAGGAGCCAACAACATGGGGAGGGTATCTGGGCAAGGTCCTGATGGCATCCACCACCTACCTGCCTTCCCAGGTCACAGAGATGTTCACCCAGGGGCGAGCCTTCGCCACCGTACGTCTGCCCTTCTGCGGACACAAGAACATCTGCGCTTTAGCTGT gattCAGAAGATTCCCAGGTTGTTGGTTGCTGCAGCTGATGGTTACCTGTATCTGTACAACCTGGATCCACAAGAGGGAGGGGAGTGCACACTTATGAAGCAgcacag GTTAGATGGCAGTGCCGAACCAGCTAATGAGATCCTTGAGCAGGGGTCACATGACCGCCCACTTGTGGCTCAAACCTACAGTGCTGCTGTCACTAAAG GTTACTGCGAAGACCAGGGCGCCGTGGGAGGGGCGAGCCTAGAAGATGACCTCAATGACTTGCGCTTAGAGGAAGAGAATGAGCAACCGCCACTCATCCTTGAAACTGACTGA
- the wipi2 gene encoding WD repeat domain phosphoinositide-interacting protein 2 isoform X1, producing the protein MNLASQSGDAGGSQLLFANFNQDNTSLAVGTKSGYKFFSLSSVDKLEQIYECTDTEDVCIVERLFSSSLVAIVSLKAPRKLKVCHFKKGTEICNYSYSNTILAVKLNRQRLIVCLEESLYIHNIRDMKVLHTIRETPPNPSGLCALSISNDNCYLAYPGSATIGEVQVFDTVNLRAANMIPAHDSPLAALAFDASGTKLATASEKGTVIRVFSIPEGQKLFEFRRGVKRCVSICSLAFSMEGLYLSASSNTETVHIFKLETQKEKYVPAEEPTTWGGYLGKVLMASTTYLPSQVTEMFTQGRAFATVRLPFCGHKNICALAVIQKIPRLLVAAADGYLYLYNLDPQEGGECTLMKQHRLDGSAEPANEILEQGSHDRPLVAQTYSAAVTKGYCEDQGAVGGASLEDDLNDLRLEEENEQPPLILETD; encoded by the exons CTTTAACCAGGACAACAC gtccTTAGCTGTTGGCACCAAATCAGGATACAAGTTTTTCTCCCTGTCCTCTGTGGACAAATTGGAGCAGATATATGAATGTA CAGACACGGAGGATGTGTGTATTGTGGAGCGTCTGTTCTCCAGCAGCCTGGTGGCCATCGTCAGCCTAAAGGCCCCCAGGAAGCTCAAAGTCTGTCACTTCAAGAAGGGAACTGAGATCTGCAACTACTCCTATTCCAACACCATACTGGCTGTCAAACTCAACAGACAG AGGCTGATAGTTTGTCTGGAGGAGTCACTGTACATTCACAACATCCGAGACATGAAAGTGCTGCACACTATCAGAGAGACTCCACCCAACCCTTCAG GATTGTGTGCCCTTTCCATCAGCAATGATAACTGTTACCTGGCGTACCCAGGCAGTGCTACGATAGGAGAAGTTCAGGTGTTTGACACAGTCAACCTG cGAGCGGCTAATATGATTCCAGCCCATGACAGCCCATTAGCGGCTCTGGCTTTCGATGCCAGTGGAACAAAACTGGCCACAGCCTCAGAGAAG GGCACAGTCATTCGTGTCTTCTCAATCCCAGAGGGACAGAAGCTCTTTGAGTTTCGGCGAGGAGTCAAGAG GTGTGTGAGCATTTGTTCATTGGCGTTCAGTATGGAAGGCCTGTACCTGTCAGCGTCCAGCAATACAGAGACGGTCCACATCTTCAAACTAGAAACGCAGAAGGAGAAGTATGT gcCTGCAGAGGAGCCAACAACATGGGGAGGGTATCTGGGCAAGGTCCTGATGGCATCCACCACCTACCTGCCTTCCCAGGTCACAGAGATGTTCACCCAGGGGCGAGCCTTCGCCACCGTACGTCTGCCCTTCTGCGGACACAAGAACATCTGCGCTTTAGCTGT gattCAGAAGATTCCCAGGTTGTTGGTTGCTGCAGCTGATGGTTACCTGTATCTGTACAACCTGGATCCACAAGAGGGAGGGGAGTGCACACTTATGAAGCAgcacag GTTAGATGGCAGTGCCGAACCAGCTAATGAGATCCTTGAGCAGGGGTCACATGACCGCCCACTTGTGGCTCAAACCTACAGTGCTGCTGTCACTAAAG GTTACTGCGAAGACCAGGGCGCCGTGGGAGGGGCGAGCCTAGAAGATGACCTCAATGACTTGCGCTTAGAGGAAGAGAATGAGCAACCGCCACTCATCCTTGAAACTGACTGA
- the wipi2 gene encoding WD repeat domain phosphoinositide-interacting protein 2 isoform X2, which yields MNLASQSGDAGGSQLLFANFNQDNTSLAVGTKSGYKFFSLSSVDKLEQIYECNTEDVCIVERLFSSSLVAIVSLKAPRKLKVCHFKKGTEICNYSYSNTILAVKLNRQRLIVCLEESLYIHNIRDMKVLHTIRETPPNPSGLCALSISNDNCYLAYPGSATIGEVQVFDTVNLRAANMIPAHDSPLAALAFDASGTKLATASEKGTVIRVFSIPEGQKLFEFRRGVKRCVSICSLAFSMEGLYLSASSNTETVHIFKLETQKEKYVPAEEPTTWGGYLGKVLMASTTYLPSQVTEMFTQGRAFATVRLPFCGHKNICALAVIQKIPRLLVAAADGYLYLYNLDPQEGGECTLMKQHRLDGSAEPANEILEQGSHDRPLVAQTYSAAVTKGYCEDQGAVGGASLEDDLNDLRLEEENEQPPLILETD from the exons CTTTAACCAGGACAACAC gtccTTAGCTGTTGGCACCAAATCAGGATACAAGTTTTTCTCCCTGTCCTCTGTGGACAAATTGGAGCAGATATATGAATGTA ACACGGAGGATGTGTGTATTGTGGAGCGTCTGTTCTCCAGCAGCCTGGTGGCCATCGTCAGCCTAAAGGCCCCCAGGAAGCTCAAAGTCTGTCACTTCAAGAAGGGAACTGAGATCTGCAACTACTCCTATTCCAACACCATACTGGCTGTCAAACTCAACAGACAG AGGCTGATAGTTTGTCTGGAGGAGTCACTGTACATTCACAACATCCGAGACATGAAAGTGCTGCACACTATCAGAGAGACTCCACCCAACCCTTCAG GATTGTGTGCCCTTTCCATCAGCAATGATAACTGTTACCTGGCGTACCCAGGCAGTGCTACGATAGGAGAAGTTCAGGTGTTTGACACAGTCAACCTG cGAGCGGCTAATATGATTCCAGCCCATGACAGCCCATTAGCGGCTCTGGCTTTCGATGCCAGTGGAACAAAACTGGCCACAGCCTCAGAGAAG GGCACAGTCATTCGTGTCTTCTCAATCCCAGAGGGACAGAAGCTCTTTGAGTTTCGGCGAGGAGTCAAGAG GTGTGTGAGCATTTGTTCATTGGCGTTCAGTATGGAAGGCCTGTACCTGTCAGCGTCCAGCAATACAGAGACGGTCCACATCTTCAAACTAGAAACGCAGAAGGAGAAGTATGT gcCTGCAGAGGAGCCAACAACATGGGGAGGGTATCTGGGCAAGGTCCTGATGGCATCCACCACCTACCTGCCTTCCCAGGTCACAGAGATGTTCACCCAGGGGCGAGCCTTCGCCACCGTACGTCTGCCCTTCTGCGGACACAAGAACATCTGCGCTTTAGCTGT gattCAGAAGATTCCCAGGTTGTTGGTTGCTGCAGCTGATGGTTACCTGTATCTGTACAACCTGGATCCACAAGAGGGAGGGGAGTGCACACTTATGAAGCAgcacag GTTAGATGGCAGTGCCGAACCAGCTAATGAGATCCTTGAGCAGGGGTCACATGACCGCCCACTTGTGGCTCAAACCTACAGTGCTGCTGTCACTAAAG GTTACTGCGAAGACCAGGGCGCCGTGGGAGGGGCGAGCCTAGAAGATGACCTCAATGACTTGCGCTTAGAGGAAGAGAATGAGCAACCGCCACTCATCCTTGAAACTGACTGA
- the wipi2 gene encoding WD repeat domain phosphoinositide-interacting protein 2 isoform X4 gives MNLASQSGDAGGSQLLFANFNQDNTSLAVGTKSGYKFFSLSSVDKLEQIYECTDTEDVCIVERLFSSSLVAIVSLKAPRKLKVCHFKKGTEICNYSYSNTILAVKLNRQRLIVCLEESLYIHNIRDMKVLHTIRETPPNPSGLCALSISNDNCYLAYPGSATIGEVQVFDTVNLRAANMIPAHDSPLAALAFDASGTKLATASEKGTVIRVFSIPEGQKLFEFRRGVKRCVSICSLAFSMEGLYLSASSNTETVHIFKLETQKEKPAEEPTTWGGYLGKVLMASTTYLPSQVTEMFTQGRAFATVRLPFCGHKNICALAVIQKIPRLLVAAADGYLYLYNLDPQEGGECTLMKQHR, from the exons CTTTAACCAGGACAACAC gtccTTAGCTGTTGGCACCAAATCAGGATACAAGTTTTTCTCCCTGTCCTCTGTGGACAAATTGGAGCAGATATATGAATGTA CAGACACGGAGGATGTGTGTATTGTGGAGCGTCTGTTCTCCAGCAGCCTGGTGGCCATCGTCAGCCTAAAGGCCCCCAGGAAGCTCAAAGTCTGTCACTTCAAGAAGGGAACTGAGATCTGCAACTACTCCTATTCCAACACCATACTGGCTGTCAAACTCAACAGACAG AGGCTGATAGTTTGTCTGGAGGAGTCACTGTACATTCACAACATCCGAGACATGAAAGTGCTGCACACTATCAGAGAGACTCCACCCAACCCTTCAG GATTGTGTGCCCTTTCCATCAGCAATGATAACTGTTACCTGGCGTACCCAGGCAGTGCTACGATAGGAGAAGTTCAGGTGTTTGACACAGTCAACCTG cGAGCGGCTAATATGATTCCAGCCCATGACAGCCCATTAGCGGCTCTGGCTTTCGATGCCAGTGGAACAAAACTGGCCACAGCCTCAGAGAAG GGCACAGTCATTCGTGTCTTCTCAATCCCAGAGGGACAGAAGCTCTTTGAGTTTCGGCGAGGAGTCAAGAG GTGTGTGAGCATTTGTTCATTGGCGTTCAGTATGGAAGGCCTGTACCTGTCAGCGTCCAGCAATACAGAGACGGTCCACATCTTCAAACTAGAAACGCAGAAGGAGAA gcCTGCAGAGGAGCCAACAACATGGGGAGGGTATCTGGGCAAGGTCCTGATGGCATCCACCACCTACCTGCCTTCCCAGGTCACAGAGATGTTCACCCAGGGGCGAGCCTTCGCCACCGTACGTCTGCCCTTCTGCGGACACAAGAACATCTGCGCTTTAGCTGT gattCAGAAGATTCCCAGGTTGTTGGTTGCTGCAGCTGATGGTTACCTGTATCTGTACAACCTGGATCCACAAGAGGGAGGGGAGTGCACACTTATGAAGCAgcacaggtaa